A window from Streptomyces sp. NBC_00335 encodes these proteins:
- a CDS encoding ROK family transcriptional regulator, giving the protein MGAVTPAKALTATTRAASPAPSPASPSTARAINDRLALQLLQEEGPLTAPQLKELTGLSRPSVADLVERLTGAGLIEVVGESGEQRRGPNAKLYGIVARRAYLAALDVRTDSATAVVADLLGRPLAQAALPVDAVEEAVDRLEELARQAGADRLHTVVIGAPGLVAPGTGELRDSAGLPAWHRDLVAALQRRLPAVVVVENETNLAALAEQRVGAARDLESFVLLWLGEGAGAAVVLDGRLRRGASGGAGEIGFLPVPGTGGLPSATNCEGGFHELAGRAGVAALAAAHGFDGPVEEAVAGAAGPAFLDALADRLALGAAAVAAILDPGCVVLGGALGRAGGPALAARVARRLTALSPVPTEVRASTLGDPAVLTGARLAARESAQSVLFAA; this is encoded by the coding sequence ATGGGCGCCGTGACTCCTGCCAAGGCGCTGACCGCCACCACCCGCGCCGCGTCCCCCGCTCCGTCCCCCGCCTCGCCGAGCACGGCCCGGGCCATCAACGACCGGCTCGCCCTCCAGCTCCTGCAGGAGGAGGGCCCGCTGACGGCCCCCCAGCTCAAGGAGCTGACCGGCCTGTCCCGTCCCTCCGTCGCCGACCTGGTGGAACGCCTCACCGGAGCCGGACTGATCGAGGTCGTCGGGGAATCCGGCGAACAGCGGCGCGGACCCAACGCCAAGCTCTACGGGATCGTGGCGCGGCGGGCCTACCTCGCGGCGCTCGACGTACGGACGGACAGCGCCACGGCGGTCGTCGCCGACCTCCTCGGCCGGCCGCTGGCGCAGGCGGCCCTGCCCGTGGACGCCGTGGAGGAAGCGGTGGACCGGCTGGAGGAACTCGCCCGGCAGGCGGGCGCCGACCGGCTCCACACGGTGGTGATCGGAGCGCCCGGGCTGGTGGCCCCCGGCACCGGAGAGCTCCGCGACAGCGCCGGACTGCCCGCCTGGCACCGGGACCTGGTGGCGGCGCTGCAGCGGCGGCTGCCCGCGGTGGTCGTCGTGGAGAACGAGACCAACCTGGCGGCCCTGGCCGAACAGCGCGTCGGGGCGGCCCGGGACCTGGAGTCCTTCGTGCTGCTCTGGCTCGGCGAAGGGGCCGGTGCCGCCGTGGTCCTGGACGGGCGGCTGCGCCGGGGCGCCTCCGGCGGGGCGGGGGAGATCGGCTTCCTGCCGGTGCCCGGGACGGGCGGCCTCCCCTCCGCCACGAATTGCGAGGGCGGCTTCCACGAGCTGGCGGGGCGGGCCGGGGTGGCCGCGCTCGCAGCGGCCCACGGCTTCGACGGGCCGGTCGAGGAGGCCGTCGCGGGCGCCGCCGGACCGGCCTTCCTCGACGCCCTGGCCGACCGGCTGGCCCTCGGGGCGGCGGCCGTCGCCGCGATCCTGGACCCCGGCTGCGTCGTGCTCGGCGGGGCGCTCGGCCGCGCGGGCGGACCCGCCCTGGCGGCCAGGGTCGCCCGCCGCCTCACCGCCCTGAGCCCGGTCCCGACCGAGGTCCGCGCCAGCACCCTCGGCGACCCGGCGGTGCTCACGGGGGCGCGGCTGGCGGCCCGGGAGTCGGCGCAGTCCGTCCTGTTCGCGGCCTGA